TTCTGATCACCTGTGGTCAGATCCTCAGTAAGCACCTTTATTCCAACCTCCAAAGATGTGTTACCCACGTAGTTGATTCCGGCCTTGAGGATAATGACGTCACCAACTCTAATCGGTGAGTAGAAGTAAAGATTGTCGAGTGAGCCGGTGACTATTAATCCTTTTACATATCGTCCGGCAAGTATTGCCGCAGTCTCATCGATATCCAACATCAGTTTACCGACTGACATAAAGTTGCCGTAGAAGGTATCTTCCGGTAAGACTGCCCTGATCGTTTCTAGGTTAAATCTGGTCACCTCTGTTTCGTCGACAAGGTTCTCCGCCATTTCATCTCTGTTTGCCAACTCGGGCATTCTTGCATCTTTTCTGTCCTTGGCCTCTACATTGATTAATTCCTCAAGCTCACCAACTGGTGTTATTTTTTCCTTTACGCCCCTTGGTTTACCGTGTTCATCAACTGCTACAAATGCCAAATGAGAGGTTGTCGTTAATTTTTTCTCACCTGTTTCCGGATTTTCCGAGTGTACCCTAACTCCTACTTCCAGTG
This DNA window, taken from Thermodesulfobacteriota bacterium, encodes the following:
- a CDS encoding acyl-CoA thioesterase — encoded protein: MPSIKETRNQMIQLVFPEHANTLGTLHGGRIMDWIMLAGSITSSRIAKGITVLGTTDSIDFINPIKVGEIAILDSWVEYIANSSLEVGVRVHSENPETGEKKLTTTSHLAFVAVDEHGKPRGVKEKITPVGELEELINVEAKDRKDARMPELANRDEMAENLVDETEVTRFNLETIRAVLPEDTFYGNFMSVGKLMLDIDETAAILAGRYVKGLIVTGSLDNLYFYSPIRVGDVIILKAGINYVGNTSLEVGIKVLTEDLTTGDQKHTCTAFLSFVHIGDDGKPKPLPGFKPETPYEVRLWKEAETRKKRRSKRVKQIKESLGSFLP